The Streptomyces pactum genome contains a region encoding:
- a CDS encoding glycosyltransferase family 2 protein, which yields MPKLSVIVPFYNVRQYTPDTLRSLGANARDDFEFILVDDCSTDGTADLLARAERELPGAVLVIHERNGGLATARNTGIDRARGEYLTFLDGDDWLAPGHYDRLVDAIERLGVDFLRTDHVQCTGRTRTLHRVPHGRRNVALRPRDAILPAHRTTSVDYAYAWAGVYHRRLAERGLLHFTDGLRTAEDRPWIWKLHREAESFAVTGLLGVFYRRGVASSLTQIGDVRRLDFIRAFDEVLAGAAGDADAARLVPKAVRTYCAIISHHLGSIERFEPAVARILKARSAAALRRMPQDVLDEVLGTMDAERATRLRRLRRRAAAGQLEEGATA from the coding sequence GTGCCCAAGCTCTCCGTCATCGTGCCGTTCTACAACGTGCGGCAATACACACCAGACACCCTGCGCAGTCTCGGCGCCAACGCGCGGGACGACTTCGAGTTCATTCTCGTCGACGACTGCTCGACCGACGGCACCGCGGACCTCCTCGCGCGCGCCGAGCGCGAGCTGCCGGGGGCGGTGCTGGTCATACACGAACGCAACGGTGGCCTGGCGACCGCCCGCAACACCGGCATCGACCGGGCGCGCGGCGAGTACCTGACCTTCCTGGACGGCGACGACTGGCTGGCGCCCGGCCACTACGACCGGCTGGTGGACGCGATCGAGCGGCTGGGCGTCGACTTCCTGCGCACCGACCACGTGCAGTGCACGGGACGGACCCGCACGCTGCACCGGGTGCCGCACGGCCGCCGCAACGTGGCGCTGCGTCCGCGCGACGCGATCCTGCCCGCCCACCGGACCACGTCCGTCGACTACGCCTACGCGTGGGCGGGCGTCTACCACCGCCGGCTGGCCGAGCGCGGCCTGCTGCACTTCACCGACGGGCTGCGCACGGCCGAGGACCGGCCGTGGATCTGGAAACTGCACCGGGAGGCGGAGTCCTTCGCGGTGACCGGGCTGCTCGGTGTCTTCTACCGGCGCGGGGTGGCGTCCTCGCTCACCCAGATCGGTGACGTCCGCCGGCTCGACTTCATCCGCGCGTTCGACGAGGTCCTCGCGGGAGCGGCCGGCGACGCGGACGCCGCGCGGCTGGTCCCGAAGGCGGTGCGCACGTACTGCGCGATCATCTCCCACCATCTCGGTTCCATCGAGCGGTTCGAGCCCGCCGTGGCCCGGATACTGAAGGCGAGGAGCGCGGCGGCGCTGCGGCGGATGCCGCAGGACGTGCTCGACGAGGTGCTCGGCACGATGGACGCCGAGCGCGCCACGCGGCTGCGCCGGCTGCGTCGGCGTGCGGCCGCGGGGCAGCTCGAAGAGGGGGCGACGGCGTGA
- a CDS encoding polysialyltransferase family glycosyltransferase: MPHMTQIFQVSTLYGAATLAAALDAGLFGPRDGARRVLLVSNNAAIPETALRLDEMHGYGRISARFDSVVGWNETIRPHHPSAWGPRGNDVSLWQKAFRLAWGIGERDPIELAVESIQVNPARALAAIFSESAVHVYADGLMSYGPTREKLPLTIARRIRRLLHLDLIPGLRPMLLSEYGVAPEVVPDGAFRAVLDEISRDAADDPRLAPVAREKPTAVLLGQYLAAINILSAEEEEDLHIRMLTGAARAGHRSVVFKPHPTAPAGYTQALSKAAADAGVRLSVLDAPLLAETLYDHCAPELVVGCFSTAMVTASAYYDVPIARVGTALVMERLTPYPNSNRVPLAVVDHLVPDLERGQTPALVDAAPETLSPLVRAIGFCMQPKTYAELREPTETWLRANLATGPGYYFPELRLTELGLPGSRPQLRAKLQVRRARRVVRRAVRRGAGRK, encoded by the coding sequence ATGCCCCACATGACCCAGATCTTCCAGGTCTCCACCCTGTACGGCGCGGCCACCCTCGCCGCGGCACTCGACGCGGGCCTGTTCGGGCCGCGCGACGGGGCCCGGCGCGTCCTGCTGGTCTCCAACAACGCCGCGATACCCGAGACCGCGCTGCGCCTGGACGAGATGCACGGCTACGGACGAATATCCGCCCGGTTCGACTCCGTGGTCGGCTGGAACGAGACGATCCGCCCGCACCACCCCAGCGCGTGGGGCCCGCGCGGCAACGACGTGTCGCTGTGGCAGAAGGCGTTCCGTCTCGCCTGGGGCATCGGCGAACGGGACCCGATCGAGCTCGCCGTCGAGTCGATCCAGGTCAACCCGGCCCGCGCGCTGGCCGCGATCTTCTCCGAGAGCGCCGTCCACGTGTACGCCGACGGCCTGATGAGCTACGGCCCGACCCGCGAGAAGCTGCCGCTGACCATCGCGCGCCGCATTCGACGGCTGCTCCACCTCGACCTGATACCGGGTCTGCGGCCGATGCTGCTGTCCGAGTACGGCGTCGCGCCCGAGGTCGTCCCGGACGGCGCGTTCCGCGCGGTGCTCGACGAGATCTCCCGCGACGCGGCGGACGATCCCCGGCTGGCACCCGTGGCGCGGGAGAAGCCGACGGCCGTACTGCTCGGCCAGTACCTGGCGGCGATCAACATCCTGAGCGCGGAGGAGGAAGAGGACCTCCACATCCGCATGCTCACCGGGGCCGCGCGCGCCGGGCACCGGTCCGTGGTCTTCAAGCCCCACCCGACCGCCCCCGCCGGCTACACGCAGGCGCTGAGCAAGGCGGCGGCGGACGCGGGCGTACGGCTCAGCGTGCTGGACGCGCCCCTGCTGGCCGAGACGCTGTACGACCACTGCGCGCCGGAACTCGTCGTCGGCTGCTTCTCCACGGCGATGGTGACCGCCTCCGCCTACTACGACGTGCCCATCGCCCGGGTGGGGACGGCACTGGTGATGGAGCGGCTCACGCCCTACCCGAACAGCAACCGGGTGCCCCTGGCCGTCGTCGACCACCTGGTGCCCGACCTGGAGCGCGGGCAGACGCCGGCGCTCGTCGACGCGGCCCCCGAGACCCTCTCCCCGCTGGTCCGGGCGATCGGATTCTGCATGCAGCCGAAGACGTACGCCGAGCTGCGCGAGCCGACGGAGACCTGGCTGCGGGCCAACCTGGCCACCGGACCCGGCTACTACTTCCCCGAGCTGCGGCTGACCGAGCTCGGCCTGCCCGGCAGCCGCCCGCAACTGCGCGCGAAGCTGCAGGTGCGGCGGGCCCGCCGCGTGGTGCGCCGAGCGGTGCGGCGCGGCGCCGGGAGGAAGTGA
- a CDS encoding acyltransferase, translating into MTVTDSGRLPGPATPGTPATRPRGEHRYDIDLVRVLASVGVIVCHAAGELMKAVDRSPSGGDGPVYWTALAGDALSRCAVPLFFAIAGWVVLSGAPPRDGGQIRGRLTRIVVPMVLWTAAYLVWDRVRDANTDPTRQLAWDAVFGSVRPAFHLWYLYAYVPVILLLSVAVLARAGKRPWGAGAALLGIALAPTLLGDLGRLLDVRLPSFAWQFGVYQIAYAVAGAVLLSLPGSAVAGRRRRLLWLAGGLCAWAAVAGYEHRVHFPSPYGSVVVALLAGTLLMALNGIRVPERFRPLLGRLAGASFGAYLVHLMFLEAIAGSVVSADAGWPAAVGGLVGLTVATVVLSFAAALLWTRLRLGRWLG; encoded by the coding sequence ATGACCGTCACCGACTCCGGGCGCCTCCCCGGCCCCGCCACCCCCGGGACACCGGCCACGCGCCCCCGCGGGGAGCACCGGTACGACATCGACCTCGTCCGGGTCCTGGCCTCGGTCGGGGTCATCGTCTGCCACGCCGCGGGCGAACTCATGAAGGCCGTGGACCGCTCCCCCTCCGGTGGCGACGGGCCCGTCTACTGGACCGCCCTCGCCGGGGACGCGCTGAGCCGGTGCGCCGTGCCGCTGTTCTTCGCGATCGCCGGCTGGGTCGTGCTCAGCGGAGCACCGCCCCGCGACGGCGGGCAGATCCGCGGGCGGCTGACCCGCATCGTCGTGCCGATGGTCCTGTGGACCGCCGCCTACCTGGTGTGGGACCGGGTGCGGGACGCCAACACCGACCCCACGCGACAGCTCGCGTGGGACGCCGTGTTCGGCTCCGTGCGGCCCGCCTTCCACCTCTGGTACCTGTACGCGTACGTCCCGGTGATCCTGCTGCTGTCGGTGGCCGTCCTGGCCAGGGCCGGCAAGCGGCCCTGGGGTGCGGGCGCCGCCCTCCTCGGCATCGCGCTCGCCCCGACCCTCCTGGGCGACCTCGGGCGGCTCCTCGACGTCCGCCTCCCGTCCTTCGCCTGGCAGTTCGGCGTCTACCAGATCGCGTACGCCGTCGCCGGTGCCGTCCTGCTGTCGCTGCCGGGCTCAGCGGTCGCCGGCCGGCGGCGGCGTCTGCTGTGGCTGGCGGGCGGGCTGTGCGCGTGGGCGGCGGTGGCCGGCTACGAACACCGGGTGCACTTCCCGAGCCCGTACGGGTCGGTCGTGGTGGCGCTGCTGGCCGGAACCCTGCTGATGGCGCTCAACGGGATCAGGGTGCCCGAGCGGTTCCGGCCGCTGCTGGGCAGGCTCGCCGGGGCGTCCTTCGGTGCCTACCTGGTCCACCTGATGTTCCTGGAGGCCATCGCTGGGAGCGTGGTGTCGGCGGACGCGGGCTGGCCGGCCGCGGTGGGCGGGCTCGTGGGGCTGACGGTGGCCACGGTCGTGCTGTCCTTCGCCGCCGCCCTGCTGTGGACGCGGCTGCGGCTGGGCCGCTGGCTGGGCTGA
- a CDS encoding class I SAM-dependent methyltransferase, translated as MNSRSLLRSPVSRRLLRPVAGPAGTAARVRRGFSEDPETRAAVSDRAYGVIVVDGDHSAKGVRQDLRWTEEIAAPGAVVVLDDYGDPNWPGIEEALDEHLKEPTRLTYLGKAAHSAFLRAS; from the coding sequence ATGAACAGCCGTTCCCTGCTCCGCAGCCCGGTCTCCCGGCGTCTGCTGCGTCCCGTCGCCGGTCCGGCGGGCACGGCGGCCCGCGTCCGGCGGGGCTTCTCCGAGGACCCGGAGACCCGGGCGGCCGTCTCGGACCGCGCCTACGGAGTGATCGTCGTCGACGGCGACCACTCGGCGAAGGGCGTCCGCCAGGACCTCCGGTGGACCGAGGAGATCGCCGCCCCCGGCGCGGTCGTCGTCCTGGACGACTACGGCGACCCCAACTGGCCGGGCATCGAGGAGGCCCTCGACGAGCATCTGAAGGAGCCCACGCGCCTGACCTACCTGGGCAAGGCGGCCCACTCGGCGTTTTTGCGGGCGTCCTGA
- a CDS encoding glycosyltransferase family 2 protein yields the protein MPKLSVVVPMHNVEAFAESTLRSLANNAAPGFEFLLVDDCSTDSTSWAVDRWAEGRSDTRVIRHETNMGIAQARNSGIDAARGEFITFLDGDDWYGPGYLAELVAVVEELGCDFARTDHVQATGTERVIRRPPAQVRNTVMDPRDGIAPPHMETMVDYPFVWAGIYRRHLFDDGAMRFATELRTAEDRLWIWRLHLKAESYASVGLHGVFYRRGVATSLTQIKDSRQLDFIPAYDMLLQDLLADPEAERFLPKAVRTYCAMIAFHLGKVGEYEASAAQRLRREARDALHRMPQHVLDETLRTIDSTRSRLLSRLRDGRKAA from the coding sequence GTGCCGAAACTGTCCGTCGTCGTCCCCATGCACAATGTGGAAGCCTTCGCCGAGAGCACGCTGAGAAGTCTCGCCAACAACGCGGCCCCCGGCTTCGAGTTCCTGCTCGTCGACGACTGCTCCACGGATTCCACCTCATGGGCGGTCGACCGCTGGGCGGAGGGACGTTCCGACACCAGGGTGATCCGGCACGAGACGAACATGGGCATCGCGCAGGCGCGCAACAGCGGTATCGACGCGGCCCGGGGCGAGTTCATCACCTTCCTGGACGGCGACGACTGGTACGGGCCGGGCTACCTCGCCGAACTGGTCGCCGTCGTGGAGGAGCTGGGCTGCGACTTCGCCCGCACCGACCATGTCCAGGCCACCGGCACCGAGCGGGTCATCCGGCGGCCCCCGGCCCAGGTGCGCAACACCGTGATGGACCCGCGCGACGGCATAGCGCCGCCCCACATGGAGACGATGGTCGACTACCCCTTCGTCTGGGCGGGGATCTACCGCCGGCACCTCTTCGACGACGGCGCGATGCGCTTCGCGACCGAACTCCGCACCGCCGAGGACCGGCTGTGGATCTGGCGCCTGCACCTGAAGGCCGAGTCGTACGCGTCCGTCGGTCTGCACGGGGTGTTCTACCGGCGGGGCGTCGCCACCTCGCTCACCCAGATCAAGGACTCCCGCCAGCTCGACTTCATCCCGGCCTACGACATGCTCCTCCAAGACCTGCTGGCGGACCCGGAGGCGGAGCGTTTCCTCCCCAAGGCCGTACGGACGTACTGCGCCATGATCGCCTTCCACCTCGGCAAGGTGGGCGAGTACGAGGCCTCGGCGGCGCAGCGGCTGCGGCGCGAGGCGAGGGACGCCCTCCACCGGATGCCCCAGCACGTTCTGGACGAGACCCTCAGGACCATCGACAGCACTCGGAGCAGGTTGCTCAGCCGCCTGCGTGACGGGCGGAAGGCTGCCTGA
- a CDS encoding class I SAM-dependent methyltransferase, translated as MATAQETHKYPGELNDVPGWFWPLDQVLFSWFLERQERRGTRGDLLELGAYLGKSAILLGHHLRDGETLTVCDLFETEPPDAANRAEAAKSYSSLTRQAFERNYLSFHESLPRIVQAVSSTITDEVGPGTCRFAHIDASHLYEHVQGDIGAARNLLLPDGIVVLDDFRSEHTPGVAVAAWEAVLNRELRPVCLSSQKLYGTWGDPGPVQEELLAALRGRDDIAVTVERAAGHRLIRTRAKGKRMRPPALPSSRHPAPAAAPRPDAGPVPGQPQQARAADRAARTARQPAPRDRTRRLALDLLPPVVTRAVRRYRAARRAKAGGAAQSRR; from the coding sequence ATGGCCACTGCGCAAGAGACGCACAAGTACCCCGGTGAGCTGAACGACGTCCCCGGCTGGTTCTGGCCGCTCGACCAGGTGCTGTTCTCCTGGTTCCTGGAGCGGCAGGAGCGGCGGGGCACCCGAGGCGACCTGCTCGAGCTGGGCGCCTACCTGGGCAAGAGCGCGATCCTGCTGGGGCACCACCTGCGGGACGGCGAGACGCTCACCGTCTGCGACCTGTTCGAGACCGAGCCGCCGGACGCGGCCAACCGGGCGGAGGCGGCGAAGTCGTACTCCTCGCTCACCCGGCAGGCCTTCGAGCGCAACTACCTGTCCTTCCACGAGTCCCTGCCCAGGATCGTCCAGGCCGTCAGCTCCACGATCACCGACGAGGTCGGGCCCGGCACCTGCCGCTTCGCCCACATCGACGCCTCGCACCTGTACGAACACGTCCAGGGCGACATCGGCGCGGCCCGGAACCTGCTGCTGCCCGACGGCATCGTCGTCCTCGACGACTTCCGCAGCGAGCACACGCCGGGTGTGGCCGTCGCCGCCTGGGAGGCCGTGCTCAACCGGGAGCTGCGTCCCGTCTGCCTGAGCAGCCAGAAGCTGTACGGCACCTGGGGCGACCCCGGACCCGTCCAGGAGGAGCTGCTCGCCGCGCTGCGCGGACGCGACGACATCGCCGTGACCGTGGAGCGGGCGGCCGGGCACCGGCTGATCCGGACCCGCGCCAAGGGCAAGCGGATGCGGCCCCCCGCGCTGCCGTCCTCGCGGCACCCGGCGCCCGCGGCGGCGCCGCGCCCGGATGCCGGGCCGGTGCCGGGGCAGCCGCAGCAGGCGCGTGCGGCGGACCGCGCGGCGCGTACGGCACGGCAGCCGGCACCGCGTGACCGCACCCGCCGTCTCGCCCTGGACCTGCTGCCGCCGGTCGTCACCCGGGCGGTGCGCCGGTACCGGGCGGCGCGGCGGGCGAAGGCGGGCGGCGCGGCTCAGTCGAGGCGGTAG
- a CDS encoding FAD-dependent oxidoreductase: METDTDVLVVGAGPTGLALGVDLARRGVDALVLERAEGLFPGSRGKGVQPRTMEVFDDLGVLGAIRAAGGGYPVGMVWQNGERLGEHPMFDPAEASEDSPYDEPWMVPQWRTQEILLARLEELGGEVAFGREVTGVGQDADGVTAHLARGRTLRARYLVAADGGRSAVRRALGVAMTGETVDPSPMLVADVRITGLDREHWHVFPPADGSPAFLAVCPLAGTEDFQVVAQFPEGTAVDLTPDGIRKVVAERSHLAPEDVTEVRWASDFRPRAALADRFAAGRVFLAGDAAHVHSPAGGQGLNTSVQDAYNLGWKLGAVLSGGAPAALLDSYEEERRPIAAGVLGLSTGVHRGEVRRGGATRQLGLGYRDSSLTAETRAAVPDGALRAGDRAPDGTVDGVRLFDAFRGPHWTLLALGVDAPEGGLGAVPVVRGAAHGAYGAGLFLVRPDGYVGWAGAGDEPGLRRYLARFGPTG, from the coding sequence ATGGAGACGGACACGGACGTCCTGGTGGTCGGCGCGGGCCCCACCGGTCTCGCTCTGGGTGTCGACCTGGCCCGGCGCGGGGTGGACGCGCTGGTCCTGGAGCGCGCCGAGGGGCTGTTCCCCGGCTCCCGGGGCAAGGGCGTCCAGCCCCGCACCATGGAGGTCTTCGACGACCTCGGGGTCCTCGGCGCGATCCGCGCGGCGGGCGGGGGCTATCCGGTCGGCATGGTCTGGCAGAACGGCGAGCGGCTCGGCGAGCACCCGATGTTCGACCCGGCCGAGGCGAGCGAGGACTCGCCGTACGACGAGCCGTGGATGGTGCCGCAGTGGCGCACGCAGGAGATCCTGCTGGCCCGGCTGGAGGAGCTGGGCGGCGAGGTCGCCTTCGGCCGGGAGGTCACCGGCGTCGGGCAGGACGCGGACGGCGTCACCGCGCACCTCGCCCGGGGCCGCACACTGCGCGCCCGCTACCTCGTCGCGGCCGACGGGGGCCGGTCGGCGGTGCGCCGCGCGCTGGGCGTCGCCATGACCGGGGAGACCGTCGACCCGAGCCCGATGCTGGTCGCGGACGTCCGGATCACCGGCCTGGACCGCGAGCACTGGCACGTCTTCCCGCCCGCCGACGGCAGCCCCGCCTTCCTCGCCGTCTGCCCGCTGGCCGGCACCGAGGACTTCCAGGTGGTGGCGCAGTTCCCGGAGGGCACGGCGGTGGACCTCACCCCGGACGGCATCCGGAAGGTCGTCGCGGAGCGCTCGCACCTCGCCCCCGAGGACGTGACCGAGGTGCGCTGGGCCTCCGACTTCCGGCCGCGCGCGGCCCTGGCCGACCGTTTCGCCGCGGGCCGCGTCTTCCTCGCCGGGGACGCGGCGCACGTGCACTCACCGGCGGGCGGACAGGGCCTGAACACCAGCGTCCAGGACGCCTACAACCTGGGCTGGAAGCTGGGCGCGGTGCTGTCGGGCGGGGCGCCTGCCGCGCTGCTGGACAGCTACGAGGAGGAGCGGCGCCCGATCGCCGCCGGGGTGCTCGGGCTGTCGACCGGCGTCCACCGGGGCGAGGTGCGGCGGGGTGGGGCGACGCGGCAACTGGGGCTGGGGTACCGGGACTCGTCCCTGACCGCGGAGACCCGGGCGGCGGTTCCGGACGGTGCGCTGCGGGCCGGGGACCGGGCGCCGGACGGGACGGTGGACGGCGTACGGCTCTTCGACGCCTTCCGGGGGCCGCACTGGACGCTGCTGGCGCTGGGCGTCGACGCTCCCGAGGGTGGCCTGGGAGCGGTGCCGGTGGTGCGCGGGGCGGCGCACGGGGCGTACGGCGCGGGACTGTTCCTCGTACGGCCGGACGGGTACGTGGGGTGGGCCGGAGCGGGAGACGAGCCCGGGCTCAGGCGGTACCTGGCCCGGTTCGGGCCGACCGGTTGA
- a CDS encoding polysialyltransferase family glycosyltransferase, which yields MTTQIFLASTLYGAATLAAALDAGCFDAADRRILLVSNNAATPETTPSVDAMPGFERVRGRFDDVVSWNEAVFPFHPGGWSPRPEDVPLWERHLRLAWGLGDDDVALAVESIQVHPALGVAQIFTDAPLTVYADGLMSYGPTRTKLAPLVGTRVERLLHLDLVPGLAPLLLTEFGVEPEIVPAAAFTKVLAELAGTGTGLPDAEEPVVLLGQYLSALGILSAEEEEDLHVRMLTGAAGLGHTRVVFKPHPTAPARFTRTLEQEAGKLGVDLSVVDTPVLAEVLFQRTRPALVVGCFSTALLTASALYGLPVARVGTETLLDRLTPYENSNRVPATIVDALLPDLSDAAAVAAARPGTDTDALAALVRAVGFAMQPKVLPELRPEAERYLREHLDARTWRYFKKRRLTSLGLPGGIPARLGFLPHNSTARRVVRRARAVRRSMER from the coding sequence GTGACCACACAGATCTTCCTGGCATCGACGCTGTACGGCGCGGCGACGCTCGCCGCGGCCCTGGACGCCGGCTGCTTCGACGCGGCCGACCGGCGGATCCTGCTGGTCTCCAACAACGCGGCGACGCCCGAGACGACGCCGTCCGTGGACGCGATGCCCGGCTTCGAGCGGGTGCGTGGGCGGTTCGACGACGTGGTGTCGTGGAACGAGGCGGTCTTCCCCTTCCATCCCGGCGGCTGGTCGCCGCGGCCGGAGGACGTACCCCTGTGGGAGCGGCACCTGCGGCTGGCCTGGGGGCTCGGCGACGACGACGTGGCGCTGGCCGTGGAGTCGATCCAGGTGCACCCGGCGCTCGGCGTGGCGCAGATCTTCACCGACGCGCCGCTGACCGTCTACGCGGACGGTCTGATGAGCTACGGGCCCACCCGTACGAAGCTCGCCCCGCTGGTCGGCACGCGCGTGGAGCGGCTGCTCCACCTCGACCTGGTGCCGGGGCTCGCGCCGCTGCTGCTGACGGAGTTCGGCGTCGAGCCCGAGATCGTGCCGGCCGCGGCGTTCACCAAGGTGCTGGCCGAACTCGCGGGCACCGGCACCGGGCTGCCGGACGCCGAGGAGCCGGTGGTGCTGCTGGGGCAGTACCTCTCCGCGCTGGGCATCCTCTCCGCCGAGGAGGAGGAGGACCTGCACGTGCGGATGCTGACGGGCGCCGCCGGGCTCGGGCACACGCGCGTGGTGTTCAAGCCGCACCCCACGGCCCCGGCCCGCTTCACCCGCACCCTGGAGCAGGAGGCCGGCAAGCTCGGCGTCGACCTCTCGGTGGTGGACACGCCGGTCCTCGCCGAGGTGCTGTTCCAGCGGACGCGTCCGGCGCTGGTCGTCGGCTGCTTCTCCACGGCCCTGCTCACCGCGTCCGCGCTGTACGGCCTGCCGGTCGCCCGCGTCGGCACCGAGACGCTGCTGGACCGGCTGACGCCGTACGAGAACAGCAACCGCGTCCCGGCCACCATCGTGGACGCGCTCCTGCCGGACCTGTCCGACGCCGCCGCCGTCGCCGCCGCGCGGCCGGGCACGGACACCGACGCGCTCGCCGCGCTGGTGCGGGCCGTCGGGTTCGCGATGCAGCCGAAGGTGCTGCCGGAGCTGCGGCCGGAGGCCGAGCGGTACCTGCGCGAGCACCTGGACGCGCGCACCTGGCGGTACTTCAAGAAGCGGCGGCTCACCTCGCTGGGGCTGCCGGGCGGCATTCCGGCGCGGCTGGGCTTCCTGCCGCACAACTCCACGGCACGCCGGGTGGTACGGCGGGCACGGGCCGTCCGGCGCTCGATGGAGCGGTGA
- a CDS encoding TetR/AcrR family transcriptional regulator C-terminal domain-containing protein has protein sequence MGMERRAPLDRRRVADTALRLLNEVGLDGLTLRAIARELDVKAPALYWHFKDKQALLDEMATEMYRRMVAGTPLDPADTWRERLLKTNRGLRAALLGYRDGAKVFSGSRFTGLEHAAQMEENLRLFTAAGLTLAQAVRATTTAYLFTLGFVTEEQGVQPLPGERREGYDLDERTRLMAGFPLTAAAGAEIFTDYERHFEEGLALVIAGIGATYRLD, from the coding sequence GTGGGTATGGAACGACGCGCTCCCCTCGACCGCCGACGGGTCGCGGACACGGCGCTGAGACTGCTGAACGAGGTCGGTCTGGACGGCCTGACCCTGCGCGCCATCGCCCGGGAGCTGGACGTCAAGGCGCCCGCTCTGTACTGGCACTTCAAGGACAAGCAGGCCCTGCTCGACGAGATGGCCACCGAGATGTACCGGCGGATGGTCGCCGGGACCCCCCTCGATCCGGCCGACACCTGGCGGGAACGGCTGCTCAAGACCAACCGCGGCCTGCGCGCGGCGCTGCTCGGCTACCGCGACGGTGCCAAGGTCTTCAGCGGCTCCCGCTTCACCGGACTCGAGCACGCGGCGCAGATGGAGGAGAACCTGCGCCTGTTCACCGCCGCCGGCCTCACCCTCGCCCAGGCGGTGCGGGCGACCACGACGGCGTACCTCTTCACCCTCGGCTTCGTCACCGAGGAACAGGGCGTCCAGCCCCTGCCCGGCGAGCGCCGGGAGGGCTACGACCTGGACGAACGCACCCGTCTGATGGCCGGCTTCCCCCTGACGGCGGCGGCGGGCGCGGAGATATTCACGGACTACGAGCGGCACTTCGAGGAGGGGCTGGCACTGGTGATCGCGGGGATCGGGGCCACCTACCGCCTCGACTGA